From a region of the Mercurialis annua linkage group LG1-X, ddMerAnnu1.2, whole genome shotgun sequence genome:
- the LOC126674395 gene encoding F-box protein At2g27310-like — protein sequence MASSTINQDGGISTVYHDILHTHILTRLDGPTLASLSCVSSEFYSLSTHHQLWRNISDSTWPSIKHPLVAAVISSFPSAYRSFFSDSYPFLHHPRRSIDALDQTTQFQELISAVDVYYQNVPVFSEVEKIETESADFLRSPFRVDILPTEEFVPKWIQLPEGEQDLWSKKLEENLTLSWILIDPKEKRAVNMSSKRAVSVEKHWLTGEMLIKFATVLTGGETDGGLGREHVACEIVVTCRREEGGEVRVRDVSMTMEDIEGISVRGRDSLVILKEVMQSWERKILGDGEEGRRRYKEFLRRKGENYESQYSVANWMCNVIRLLNRNVLA from the coding sequence ATGGCTTCATCAACCATCAATCAAGATGGAGGCATCTCCACCGTCTATCACGACATTCTCCACACCCATATTCTCACCCGTCTCGACGGCCCTACCTTGGCTTCCCTCTCCTGCGTTTCCTCCGAGTTTTATTCTCTCTCCACCCACCACCAACTCTGGCGGAACATTTCCGACTCCACCTGGCCCTCCATTAAGCACCCACTCGTCGCCGCTGTCATCTCTTCCTTCCCCTCTGCTTACCGCTCCTTTTTCTCCGACTCCTACCCTTTCCTCCATCACCCTCGCCGGAGCATCGACGCTCTCGATCAAACTACTCAATTTCAAGAATTGATCTCAGCCGTTGATGTCTACTACCAAAACGTGCCCGTTTTCTCCGAGGTTGAGAAGATAGAAACGGAGTCAGCCGACTTCTTGCGCTCACCGTTCAGAGTGGACATACTCCCGACAGAAGAGTTTGTGCCCAAATGGATACAGTTACCGGAGGGTGAACAGGACTTGTGGAGTAAGAAATTAGAAGAGAATTTAACACTGAGCTGGATCTTGATCGACCCGAAAGAAAAACGGGCGGTGAATATGTCGAGCAAGAGGGCAGTTTCAGTGGAGAAGCACTGGCTAACAGGGGAAATGCTGATCAAGTTTGCTACCGTCTTGACCGGCGGGGAGACAGATGGAGGGCTGGGAAGGGAGCACGTGGCGTGTGAAATTGTGGTGACGTGTAGGCGGGAGGAAGGAGGGGAGGTTCGGGTGAGGGATGTGAGCATGACGATGGAGGACATTGAAGGAATTTCAGTGAGAGGGAGGGATAGTTTGGTAATTTTGAAGGAAGTAATGCAAAGCTGGGAGAGGAAGATATTGGGGGATGGGGAGGAAGGGAGGAGGAGGTATAAGGAGTTTTTAAGGAGGAAGGGAGAGAATTATGAGAGTCAATATAGTGTTGCTAATTGGATGTGCAATGTTATTAGACTACTTAATCGCAATGTTTTAGCTTAA
- the LOC126654911 gene encoding putative GDP-L-fucose synthase 2, whose protein sequence is MADDSSKSSFLSDKSAKIFVAGHRGLVGSAIVRKLKSVGFTNLILRTHSELDLTRQSDVESFFATHKPQFVILAAAKVGGIHANNTYPADFIAINLQIQTNVIDSSYRHGVQKLLFLGSSCIYPKLAPQPIPESALLTAPLEPTNEWYAIAKIAGIKMCQAYRIQYNWDAISGMPTNLYGPNDNFHPENSHVLPALMRRFHSAKAERAKEVVVWGTGSPLREFLHVDDLADGVVFLMEKYSGTEHVNIGSGKEVTIKELAEQMKEVVGFEGELVWDSSKPDGTPRKLMDSSKLLGLGWSPKVSLKDGLVDTYKWYLENVINQ, encoded by the exons ATGGCCGACG ATTCATCGAAGTCATCCTTCTTGTCCGACAAATCGGCCAAGATCTTCGTAGCAGGCCACCGTGGACTGGTGGGCTCAGCAATCGTCCGCAAATTGAAATCTGTTGGCTTCACTAACCTCATCCTCCGTACCCACTCCGAGCTCGACCTCACTCGCCAATCCGACGTCGAATCTTTCTTTGCCACCCACAAACCGCAGTTTGTAATCCTCGCAGCTGCAAAAGTTGGCGGCATCCATGCTAACAACACCTACCCAGCTGATTTCATCGCCATCAATCTCCAGATCCAGACCAATGTAATCGACTCCTCTTACCGCCACGGCGTTCAGAAACTACTGTTTCTGGGCTCTTCTTGCATTTACCCTAAGTTAGCACCTCAGCCTATCCCTGAGAGTGCTTTGCTCACTGCTCCTTTAGAGCCCACTAATGAATGGTACGCTATCGCCAAGATTGCCGGTATCAAAATGTGCCAAGCTTACAGGATTCAGTACAATTGGGACGCTATTTCTGGGATGCCCACTAATTTATACGGCCCAAATGATAATTTCCATCCGGAGAATTCTCATGTTCTTCCGGCATTGATGAGGAGGTTTCACTCGGCCAAAGCGGAGCGAGCCAAGGAGGTGGTGGTGTGGGGGACGGGGAGTCCATTGAGAGAATTCCTGCATGTGGATGATTTGGCTGATGGTGTTGTGTTTTTGATGGAGAAGTACAGCGGGACTGAGCATGTGAACATCGGCAGTGGGAAGGAGGTGACGATTAAGGAACTGGCGGAGCAGATGAAGGAGGTGGTGGGTTTTGAAGGTGAGCTTGTTTGGGACAGCTCGAAGCCTGATGGGACTCCTAGAAAGCTCATGGATAGCTCTAAGCTTTTGGGGTTGGGTTGGAGTCCCAAGGTTTCTCTTAAGGATGGTCTTGTTGATACATACAAGTGGTACTTGGAGAATGTCATCAACCAATGA
- the LOC126654906 gene encoding uncharacterized protein LOC126654906, with translation MGSSLRMEEILKDKQSRDPNSITSLSLTHKALTSSDNVFSCLSQFSSLEKLDLAFNSLTSLEGLSSCVNLKWLSIVENKLHSLNGIQSLSKLTVLNAGKNKLKSMDEVASLITLRALILNDNEIVSISVLNQLKELNTLVLSRNPIRKIGESLVKMKSLTKLSLSNCQLETIGSSLKSCTNLKELRLAHNDIKILPAELAFNKKLQNLDLGNNTITRWSDMKVLSSIVDLKNLNLQGNPITDMEKVSKKILKLLPHLHIFNARPIDKSNKVSSGRFNDSSLIPTHELSVSKEMQKSSVRKNGPHDSASDVKVEKDLKKKNKKVDNKFLGKEDVPVYDRDNVIVDQKPKRKKSQEQDESNDFEMEGLKQKKKKTHEKFSKKDVQVPEDDNNVVKMKSKSKKSGEQSELDLIDDADASFADFFANSTAKSPEVGGQKEKVDKAGKDKYLMGGVVVISADKKKKKIHAVDSTIQLPAEVEVGMGGSSTWDDE, from the exons ATGGGTTCGTCGTTGAGAATGGAAGAAATTTTGAAGGATAAACAGAGTCGCGACCCCAACTCCATTACTTCACTATCTCTCACTCACAAAGCTCTCACCTCCTCCGACAAT GTATTTTCTTGTCTGTCCCAATTCTCCAGTTTGGAGAAACTCGACCTCGCCTTTAACAGTCTCACGTCTCTTGAG GGTTTGAGCTCATGTGTTAACTTGAAGTGGTTATCAATTGTTGAAAACAAATTGCATAGCTTGAATGGAATCCAATCCCTCTCTAAGCTTACT gtGTTGAATGCTGGCAAAAATAAGCTTAAATCTATGGACGAAGTTGCATCTCTTATCACTTTACGGGCTTTAATTTTAAATG ACAATGAGATCGTTTCCATATCCGTGTTGAATCAACTCAAAGAACTAAACACTCTAG ttctcTCAAGAAATCCCATCCGCAAAATTGGTGAATCACTGGTCAAGATGAAGTCTCTCACAAAG CTTTCTCTCTCAAATTGCCAGCTTGAGACCATTGGCTCATCTCTTAAGTCCTGCACCAACTTGAAAGAACTCAGACTTGCTCATAATGATATTAAG ATACTCCCGGCTGAGTTGGCCTTTAATAAGAAACTCCAGAATTTGGACTTGGGAAATAATACAATTACAAGATGGTCAGATATGAAG GTGCTGAGCTCCATAGTCGATCTGAAAAATCTCAATCTACAAGGCAACCCCATCACTGATATGGAAAAAGTGTCTAAGAAG ATTCTAAAATTATTGCCACACTTGCATATCTTCAATGCTAGACCAATAGATAAAAGCAACAAGGTATCCAGTGGCAGATTTAATGATTCTTCACTTATTCCTACTCATGAGCTTTCAGTTTCTAAGGAAATGCAAAAAAGTTCTGTGAGAAAAAATGGTCCTCATGATAGTGCAAGTGATGTTAAAGTAGAGAAAGACCTgaagaagaaaaacaagaaaGTAGATAACAAGTTCTTAGGGAAGGAAGATGTTCCAGTATATGATAGGGATAATGTTATTGTTGACCAGAAGCCAAAGAGGAAGAAGTCACAGGAGCAAGATGAAAGTAATGATTTTGAAATGGAGGGCTTGAagcagaaaaagaagaaaacacaTGAGAAATTCTCGAAGAAGGATGTTCAAGTCCCTGAGGATGACAATAATGTGGTCAAAATGAAATCCAAAAGTAAAAAATCTGGGGAACAGAGTGAACTAGACCTTATTGATGATGCAGATGCCTCATTTGCCGACTTCTTTGCCAATAGTACTGCGAAAAGTCCAGAAGTTGGTGGTCAGAAGGAAAAGGTAGATAAAGCTGGTAAAGACAAATATTTGATGGGTGGAGTAGTAGTTATTTCTgcagataaaaagaaaaagaaaatccatGCTGTGGATTCTACAATTCAGTTGCCAGCAGAGGTTGAAGTTGGGATGGGTGGATCATCAACATGGGATGATGAGTAA
- the LOC126653716 gene encoding ruvB-like protein 1, producing MEKMKIEEVQSTAKKQRVATHTHIKGLGLQPNGKAIPLSAGFVGQIEAREASGLVVDMIRQKKMAGRALLLAGPPGTGKTALALGISQELGSKVPFCPMVGSEVYSSEVKKTEVLMENFRRAIGLRIKENKEVYEGEVTELSPEETESITGGYGKSISHVIIGLKTVKGTKQLKLDPTIYDALIKEKVAVGDVIYIEANSGAVKRVGRSDAFATEFDLEAEEYVPLPKGEVHKKKEIVQDVTLHDLDAANARPQGGQDILSLMGQMMKPRKTEITDKLRQEINKVVNRYIDEGVAELVPGVLFIDEVHMLDMECFSYLNRALESSLSPIVIFATNRGICNVRGTDMNSPHGIPVDLLDRLVIIRTQIYGTAEMIQILAIRAQVEELIVDEESLAHLGEIGQQSSLRHAVQLLSPASIVAKMNGRDNICKADLEEVGALYLDAKSSAKVLQEQQEKFIS from the exons atggagaagatgaagataGAAGAGGTACAATCCACGGCCAAGAAACAGAGAGTCGCTACTCACACTCATATCAAAGGCCTTGGCCTCCAG CCCAATGGAAAAGCAATTCCCTTGTCTGCTGGCTTTGTGGGTCAGATCGAAGCAAGAGAAGCGTCTGGTCTTGTAGTTGATATGATCAGGCAGAAGAAGATGGCTGGTCGTGCTCTATTACTCGCTGGCCCTCCTGGTACTGGCAAGACTGCTCTGGCGCTTGGAATATCCCAGGAACTTGGCAGCAAG GTTCCATTTTGCCCCATGGTTGGATCAGAAGTATACTCTTCAGAAGTGAAGAAAACTGAAGTTTTAATGGAAAACTTCCGTAGGGCAATTGGTCTACGTATCAAGGAAAATAAAGAGGTCTATGAAGGAGAG GTCACCGAACTTTCTCCAGAAGAAACTGAAAGTATTACAGGCGGCTATGGTAAAAGCATTAGTCATGTAATTATTGGACTAAAAACAGTCAAAGGAACCAAGCAACTAAAGTTGGACCCAACTATTTATGATGCCTTAATCAAGGAGAAG GTAGCTGTTGGAGATGTTATATACATTGAAGCAAATAGTGGAGCTGTCAAAAGGGTTGGCAGAAGCGACGCATTTGCTACAGAATTTGATCTTGAAGCTGAAGAATATGTCCCTCTTCCTAAGGGAGAAGTTCACAAAAAGAAAGAGATAGTTCAG GATGTAACACTACATGATCTAGATGCTGCAAATGCAAGACCTCAAGGTGGGCAAGATATTTTGTCGTTAATGGGTCAAATGATGAAGCCCAGAAAAACAGAAATTACTGACAAGCTGCGCCAGGAAATAAATAAG GTTGTTAATCGGTATATAGATGAAGGTGTTGCGGAACTTGTTCCTGGTGTTCTATTCATTGATGAG GTACATATGTTGGACATGGAGTGCTTCTCATATTTGAATCGTGCTTTGGAGAGCTCGCTATCTCCAATAGTAATATTTGCTACAAATAGGGGAATATGTAATGTAAG AGGGACGGATATGAACAGCCCCCATGGCATACCTGTTGACTTATTAGATCGATTGGTGATAATACGAACACAAATATATGGTACAGCTGAAATGATACAG ATTTTAGCAATCCGCGCACAGGTAGAGGAACTTATTGTAGATGAAGAAAGTTTAGCACATCTTGGAGAGATTGGTCAACAGTCATCTTTAAG GCATGCAGTTCAGTTGTTATCACCTGCCAGCATCGTGGCAAAAATGAATGGCCGAGACAACATTTGCAAG GCGGATCTTGAGGAAGTCGGTGCATTGTATTTGGATGCCAAGTCATCGGCAAAGGTTCTTCAAGAACAGCAGGAAAAGTTCATTTCATGA
- the LOC126653726 gene encoding uncharacterized protein LOC126653726 isoform X1, whose translation MDTLSSISCFSKNPFHRCSPKPLLRRISPKLAFCRASANPVREVAEDEVLRMFLRDRVVNGDLISKASDMFWLREVIDLVDLDAAQLPHNPQQQQQEEVMEDQEVGGFLKLTTTNEWISGADSAPINKKAIAKAIQDDRDRRKKLNFLEYEALKRELMLLSVGIGVACSGYCLIALSVQAAVSYAVGVVFSCLYLQLLCSYADNLSKEMIPPIFMKKKSKKIGIRSEDLSDSLERSIRGSGVSLSSPRLVIPAAIYGLWVLSHHYISSDIFDFQIVPAMFGMFVYKAAALVQVYRDNEDLQIIFPEGL comes from the exons ATGGACACACTCTCCAGCATTTCTTGTTTCTCCAAAAACCCATTCCACAGGTGTTCTCCAAAACCACTTTTAAGAAGAATCTCACCAAAACTCGCTTTCTGTAGAGCATCTGCTAATCCAG TGAGGGAAGTTGCAGAAGATGAGGTCTTGAGAATGTTCCTTAGAGATAGAGTAGTAAATGGAGACTTGATTTCTAAAGCTTCTGATATGTTTTGGTTGAGAGAGGTCATTGACTTGGTTGATCTTGATGCTGCTCAACTTCCTCATAATCCTCAACAACAACAACAGGAGGAG GTTATGGAAGATCAAGAGGTTGGGGGGTTTCTCAAACTCACGACAACCAATGAGTGGATATCTGGTGCTGACTCCGCACCAATCAATAAGAAAGCTATTGCTAag GCTATACAAGATGATAGAGACAGAAGAAAGAAACTCAACTTTCTCGAATATGAAGCT CTTAAAAGGGAACTGATGCTTTTATCAGTTGGCATTGGAGTTGCGTGCAGTGGGTATTGTTTGATTGCTTTGTCAGTCCAG GCCGCTGTTAGTTATGCAGTTGGAGTGGTTTTCAG TTGCTTGTACCTTCAACTCTTGTGCAGCTATGCAGACAACCTATCTAAAGAAATGATTCCTCCGATTTTCATGAAAAAGAAGTCCAAGAA GATTGGGATAAGAAGTGAGGATCTGAGTGACTCATTAGAGAGATCAATCAGAGGGAGTGGCGTTTCTCTTTCATCTCCGAGGCTTGTGATACCAGCGGCAATCTATGGATTGTGGGTCCTGTCCCATCACTACATTTCCAGTGATATTTTTGATTTCCAG ATTGTCCCAGCTATGTTTGGAATGTTTGTATACAAAGCTGCAGCTCTTGTTCAAGTATATAGGGATAATGAAGATCTGCAAATCATTTTCCCAGAAGGTTTATAA
- the LOC126653726 gene encoding uncharacterized protein LOC126653726 isoform X2 codes for MDTLSSISCFSKNPFHRCSPKPLLRRISPKLAFCRASANPVREVAEDEVLRMFLRDRVVNGDLISKASDMFWLREVIDLVDLDAAQLPHNPQQQQQEEVMEDQEVGGFLKLTTTNEWISGADSAPINKKAIAKAIQDDRDRRKKLNFLEYEALKRELMLLSVGIGVACSGYCLIALSVQAAVSYAVGVVFSAVACTFNSCAAMQTTYLKK; via the exons ATGGACACACTCTCCAGCATTTCTTGTTTCTCCAAAAACCCATTCCACAGGTGTTCTCCAAAACCACTTTTAAGAAGAATCTCACCAAAACTCGCTTTCTGTAGAGCATCTGCTAATCCAG TGAGGGAAGTTGCAGAAGATGAGGTCTTGAGAATGTTCCTTAGAGATAGAGTAGTAAATGGAGACTTGATTTCTAAAGCTTCTGATATGTTTTGGTTGAGAGAGGTCATTGACTTGGTTGATCTTGATGCTGCTCAACTTCCTCATAATCCTCAACAACAACAACAGGAGGAG GTTATGGAAGATCAAGAGGTTGGGGGGTTTCTCAAACTCACGACAACCAATGAGTGGATATCTGGTGCTGACTCCGCACCAATCAATAAGAAAGCTATTGCTAag GCTATACAAGATGATAGAGACAGAAGAAAGAAACTCAACTTTCTCGAATATGAAGCT CTTAAAAGGGAACTGATGCTTTTATCAGTTGGCATTGGAGTTGCGTGCAGTGGGTATTGTTTGATTGCTTTGTCAGTCCAG GCCGCTGTTAGTTATGCAGTTGGAGTGGTTTTCAG TGCAGTTGCTTGTACCTTCAACTCTTGTGCAGCTATGCAGACAACCTATCTAAAGAAATGA
- the LOC126663890 gene encoding uncharacterized protein LOC126663890 produces the protein MASKKPRDREMVAVVESVYSLVPLLFILVACVDLCDAATVVDVYRLIQYDISGVPFGSRLASLNHHASSLHFAPGSDLSRSVVIMPILEINFTSLTEYITKRIPLGGLLILLPESLNFQNVRGEAVSADSQSQSHDMEMVTAVLTSLDRLLKHSNIPFPTYFAFENDDIDMVLADVKRNDISGQPATATTGGYKLVVSASEPKKIASPTITNIQGWLPGLKVDGESNQLPTIAIVASYDTFGTAPALSVGSDSNGSGVVALLEVARLFSLLYSNPKTRGRYNLLFGLTSGGPYNYNGTQKWLRSFDQRMRESIDYAICLNSIGAWDNELWIHVSKPPENAYIKQIFEGLSSVAKELGIEVGLKHKKINISNPRVAWEHEQFSRLRVTAATLSELSVAPEMLESFGGLSDLRYLVNETAIVRSIKLVAESIARHVYDHQGKNINIFADDSSLAVNPSYIRSWLDLLSQTPRVAPFLSKNDALVMALKKELENHAQEVNVQHEVLDGIFTFYGSTSAKLNIYQVASVTFDLLLLLVLGSYLVVLFSFLVITTRGLDDLISLFRRPASRKVKMA, from the exons ATGGCTTCAAAGAAACCAAGAGATCGAGAAATGGTAGCAGTAGTAGAATCCGTCTACTCACTCGTCCCGCTTCTATTCATACTCGTCGCCTGCGTCGACCTCTGCGACGCCGCCACCGTCGTCGACGTATACCGTCTCATTCAATACGACATCTCCGGCGTGCCCTTTGGATCTCGCCTCGCCTCTCTCAACCACCACGCCAGCTCCTTACACTTCGCTCCCGGTTCTGATCTTTCTCGTTCCGTGGTCATCATGCCTATTCTTGAAATCAATTTCACTTCCCTTACCG AGTATATTACTAAAAGAATTCCGTTAGGAGGATTGTTGATTTTGCTTCCTGAAAGCCTTAACTTCCAAAATGTCAGAGGAGAAGCTGTGTCTGCTGATTCTCAGTCTCAATCACATGACATGGAGATGGTTACAGCTGTATTAACTTCACTTGATCGCTTACTTAAACATTCCAACATACCT TTTCCGACGTATTTCGCATTCGAGAATGATGACATTGATATGGTATTGGCGGATGTCAAGAGGAATGATATTTCCGGTCAACCTGCTACTGCTACTACTGGCGG GTATAAGCTTGTTGTCTCAGCATCAGAGCCCAAGAAAATTGCATCTCCCACCATTACAAATATTCAG GGATGGTTGCCAGGTTTAAAAGTGGATGGAGAGTCAAACCAACTTCCAACCATTGCTATTGTAGCTTCATATGATACATTTGGAACTGCTCCT GCATTATCGGTAGGAAGTGATAGCAATGGAAGTGGCGTTGTGGCTCTTCTTGAAGTTGCTAGGTTATTTTCTCTTCTTTATTCAAATCCAAAGACAAGAGGAAGATACAATTTACTTTTTGGGCTAACATCAGGTGGACCTTATAACTACAACGGAACTCAAAAG TGGCTTCGGAGCTTTGATCAACGCATGCGTGAGAGCATCGACTATGCTATTTGCTTGAATAGTATTGGTGCATGGGATAATGAACTGTGGATTCATGTGTCTAAGCCTCCTGAAAATGCCTATATCAAGCAAATTTTTGAA GGCCTCTCAAGTGTTGCGAAGGAGCTAGGCATTGAAGTTGGTTTGAAGCACAAGAAAATCAATATTTCAAATCCAAGA GTAGCTTGGGAGCACGAACAGTTTTCAAGGCTGAGGGTCACTGCTGCCACCCTTTCTGAACTCTCTGTTGCACCTGAAATGTTGGAAAGCTTTGGAGGTCTATCAGATTTAAG GTATTTAGTAAATGAAACTGCGATTGTCAGAAGTATCAAGTTAGTTGCTGAGAGTATTGCG AGGCATGTCTATGATCATCAAGGGAAGAACATAAATATCTTTGCAGATGACAGTAGTTTGGCTGTCAATCCATCTTACATACGTTCATGGTTGGATCTTTTGTCACAAACACCACGAGTAGCACCATTTTTATCAAAGAATGATGCATTGGTGATGGCATTGAAAAag GAACTAGAGAATCATGCTCAAGAAGTAAATGTACAGCATGAAGTGCTCGATGGAATATTCACATTCTATGGCTCGACTAGTGCTAAGCTAAACATATATCAG GTTGCTAGTGTAACATTTGACTTGTTGTTGCTTCTGGTGCTGGGATCATATTTGGTAGTGCTTTTCAGCTTTCTCGTCATCACAACGAGG GGTCTTGATGATCTTATAAGCTTATTTCGACGACCTGCCTCTCGCAAGGTGAAAATGGCTTGA
- the LOC126664699 gene encoding mRNA-decapping enzyme-like protein codes for MTQNNGKLMPNLDQNSTKMLNLTVLQRMDPFVEEILITAAHVTFYEFNIDLSQWSRKDVEGSLFVVKRNTQPRFQFIVMNRRNTDNLVENLLGDFEYEVQLPYLLYRNGAQEVNGIWFYNPRECEEVANLFSRIINAYSKIPQKSKVAPTKSEYEELEAVPTMAVIDGPLEPPASTTSSISDVPDDPAFVNFFSTAINIGNASNQTAIGQPYQSSNPVPLPSLPTSVAVPSVPTLQIPSPPLSTSTSLMPILDALEANSNSNRTTNLVKPSFFVPPPSSSAGVVPPVSSSIPTAPPLNPPVSLQRSYGAPFLQPFPPPNPPPSLTPASATLNYGPVISKEKVRDALLVLVQDNQFIDMVYRALLNAHHS; via the exons ATGACTCAAAACAACGGCAAATTGATGCCCAATCTGGACCAAAACAGCACGAAGATGCTGAATTTAACAGTTCTTCAACGAATGGACCCCTTCGTAGAGGAAATTCTGATAACAGCAGCTCATGTCACCTTCTACGAATTTAACATCGACCTCAGCCAATGG AGTCGCAAGGACGTTGAAGGATCTCTTTTTGTTGTTAAGAG GAATACACAGCCTCGTTTTCAGTTTATTGTTATGAATCGCCGTAATACAG ATAATTTGGTTGAAAATCTGTTGGGGGATTTTGAATATGAGGTCCAACTTCCGTATCTTTTATATCGAAATGGTGCTCAAGAAGTGAATGGTATTTGGTTCTATAATCCACGTGAATGTGAAGAGGTTGCGAATCTTTTTAGCAG GATAATCAATGCCTATTCCAAGATACCTCAGAAGTCAAAGGTAGCACCAACTAAAAG TGAATATGAGGAATTGGAAGCTGTACCAACTATGGCAGTTATTGATGGTCCTCTGGAGCCACCAGCATCAACTACCTCTAGTATCTCTGATGTGCCTGATGATCCCGCCTTTGTAAACTTCTTTAGT ACAGCCATTAATATTGGTAATGCTTCAAATCAAACAGCTATCGGACAACCTTACCAATCTTCAAATCCAGTTCCCTTACCTTCCCTTCCAACTAGTGTTGCTGTACCTTCAGTGCCAACCTTGCAAATACCATCTCCTCCCCTGTCAACATCTACTTCATTGATGCCAATTCTTGATGCCCTGGAGGCAAACAGCAACAGCAACCGGACCACAAATCTTGTAAAGCCTTCGTTTTTTGTTCCTCCACCATCATCTTCTGCAGGTGTGGTGCCACCTGTCTCATCATCCATTCCCACTGCTCCTCCACTCAATCCTCCTGTGAGCCTACAGCGTTCATATGGAGCTCCATTCCTTCAACCGTTTCCACCACCGAACCCTCCACCATCTCTGACTCCTGCGTCTGCTACTCTAAATTATGGCCCAGttataagcaaagaaaaagTTCGGGATGCTCTTCTAGTGCTTGTTCAG GACAATCAATTTATTGACATGGTATATCGAGCGCTGCTGAATGCACACCATTCTTGA